The following are encoded in a window of Clostridia bacterium genomic DNA:
- a CDS encoding type IV pilus twitching motility protein PilT gives MNLNHLLEKTILYKASDLHICTGLPPVIRLHGDLIYMDEPNLTPQDCENLAKQCLTSRSYEILEDKGEIDLSYMLPAVARFRINVFKQRGTLALAVRVIPTETPKLGDLGLPGILNNLAERQRGLVLVTGPTGSGKSTTLAAIIDYINSKRRCHIVTIEDPIEFLHKHEKSVINQREVGSDTNNFANALRAVLREDPDVILVGEMRDKETIETALTAAETGHLVFSTLHTLGAAKTIDRIIDVFPPHQQQQVRSQLSTVLQSVISQQLIKKADGKGRVVATEVMVWTPAIANLIREGRTPQINTSIHTGSQFGMHSMDSCIAELFKAKQISFESANQYAIDQENFKKLLVG, from the coding sequence ATGAACTTGAATCATTTGCTCGAGAAGACTATATTGTATAAAGCTTCAGACCTTCATATATGTACAGGACTTCCACCGGTTATAAGATTACATGGTGATCTGATTTATATGGACGAGCCAAATCTGACACCACAGGATTGCGAAAACCTGGCAAAGCAGTGCCTTACATCAAGAAGCTACGAGATTCTTGAAGATAAGGGTGAAATTGATTTATCCTACATGTTGCCTGCAGTGGCGAGATTCAGAATTAATGTTTTCAAACAAAGAGGCACACTTGCCCTGGCAGTCAGGGTAATACCGACAGAAACACCGAAGCTGGGAGATTTGGGACTCCCGGGTATATTAAACAATCTGGCAGAAAGACAAAGGGGGCTTGTTCTTGTAACAGGTCCGACAGGTAGCGGAAAATCTACAACATTGGCTGCAATTATTGACTATATAAACAGTAAAAGACGGTGTCATATTGTTACTATAGAAGACCCTATAGAATTTTTGCACAAGCACGAGAAAAGTGTAATCAACCAGAGGGAGGTAGGCAGTGATACAAATAACTTCGCAAACGCTTTGAGAGCGGTATTAAGGGAAGATCCAGACGTAATCCTGGTAGGAGAAATGCGTGACAAGGAAACAATAGAAACAGCACTGACAGCTGCAGAAACCGGGCATTTGGTATTTTCAACACTTCATACTCTGGGAGCAGCAAAGACAATAGACAGAATAATTGATGTTTTTCCGCCGCACCAGCAGCAGCAAGTCAGAAGTCAGCTTTCAACAGTGCTTCAAAGTGTTATTTCACAGCAATTGATAAAAAAAGCAGATGGAAAAGGCAGAGTTGTTGCAACAGAAGTAATGGTTTGGACTCCTGCTATTGCGAACCTTATAAGGGAAGGCCGTACGCCACAGATTAATACAAGTATTCATACGGGTTCGCAATTTGGCATGCATTCAATGGATAGTTGCATAGCAGAACTATTTAAAGCGAAACAGATAAGCTTTGAAAGTGCCAATCAATATGCCATAGATCAGGAGAATTTTAAGAAACTGCTTGTCGGATAG